The genomic segment ttgagtgtagatttgcgagttcgagaagtagaagttgggcAAAGAGATAAGTTTCAAgctatgtaaagctatcccttcttccttctttggtatgaattacataaaatgagcaAACGACGAACACATgtgactccaatgaactctagttctcagtagtacttgacatgatagttgtctttggtTCCCCAAGTGTTAGCTCATCCTATTTATTCTCTCGAAtcccaaatgatgattcattttgtacatgattgccCCTAATACTAAGTGTTCTCACATCGACAATGACTCTTTCAAAAGATATCCTGAGATAACATGATCGTGCATTCCCAAAAGAGTCTTCATATAGGATTATGAGTTACTAATGAAAGACTTGGCATTCGTATACATTTTCATtgcatcatttcaccgagtcccttactaaagggccgggtacggtatatatatatatatatatatatatatatatagagagagagagagagagagagatttcaccgtgtcccttactaaagggccgggtacagtaaatatttatataaccACGGATCCGCTGGCTtttctcaccgagtcccttactaaagggccaggtacggtatataagtatatgacttcactcaccgagtcccataataggccgggtacggtatacagaGTATATAAATGCATGACTCACACCATAAGATACAAATGCATTGgtattccttgattatcatacttatctcctgtcatcttttcactcagtcatgatcttcgttactgtacttcatgctttacatattcagtacatttttccgtactgaccccctttcttcggggggttgcgtttcatgcccgcagtacggatacTCGGTGTTGGTGATCCCCCAGGCCTAAGACTCCGCTGGCCggggagagctccattgttccggagcttgagtcattttggtacagatccttttgatatagacttatgcatattcaggggtacggcggggccctgtacCGCTATAGTTCACTGTTATActctagaggtctgtggatatttgtgggttgtatatatgttttggtcagCTGTATCGACATAGTTCGCTTTGGATATTTCCGTATATAGCGGTTGCCTTGTCGACTTGCAAATTTTGTTAAGTTTTGGttagttgtaactcctcaggagacaggttcattctgatatatgacattatgagtcCATAgcatgcttttacaaatttccatattgtccttagtttcagtctgattatatctagcaggttcgtatacgagtgtccaactcgggcgcCAGTCAtggcccatcagtttgggtcgtgacaccaggGCTGTAGAGTTCCAACTTGTTCATTAGTTGGGCTATTTGAAGATCTTTGTCCTCGATGGATTTCCTCAACGCCTCAGTCGTTTGCATCATTGCTATGAGTTGTTCCTCTGCGTTGGTCGCATTGGTCATCATAACACTCACCACGttagaagttgaagaatctACCAAGTGCTCGGACTCGAAGAAGTTAGAGCATGCTTGAGAAACTTCACCAGACGACGAAAATGAGGTTTTGCCCCCAGATCTTGCAGTCGCCATCGTCGGTTTGGCTTTGTCTAACGTCTCCAAGGAGATGAAACACTTCGATTCCTCAGAACCACCAGCTTTGAACATGCTACAAGTCATTGGGcaagcaacaacaataacacttGTGGATAGAGCATCAAAGCTTTTCTCCGAGGCCATCACAGTAATAGATCTGAGAATTTGCAAATTTGATTTTGGAGATAAAGAGATGATGCGCAGAGTTGCTCCCACTAGGCATGCCAAAAATTTGTTCGCGATAAATTTTGctagtagaaaataaataactgcaatcataaaacaaatatgagaaaaaataattttattgattattttgtgaGTACAACTCTGGATGTATCCCTTGATTCCAATCTCCGTGTTGTTCGCCTTGATTCGAGGGCCTATGTAGCGTCTTTCTCGAGTGAAAGATGGACTTCTGTTAATGTGTTGAATCATGGAAGAACTTTGAGCAGTACTTTGAATTGTTCTTGAGGGAAGACGTCTCTCAAACTCTCCTTCTTGTTGAAGACCTTTGGAGAAGACTTATGTAGATGTCGTTGCTTTCCTTTGCATCAAGTCAAGATGCTATGCAACTTTCAAGATCTCAAGATGTCTTCAAAATGGGATATGTGACACCTCTATATAGGTGTGAGCTAGAGCttgggggtattttggtctCCAAATAATTCTAGCGGactgttacatcttggaaatttcgtgtcgtttgcattatgagtagactaatgcaagtctaaagtggaaatgaagtccttataaggttaaggagggtatttgataactttaagtgcgtaccttaaggttttgAAGTCATGTGAATCGGTGGAAgcaagttcgtcgaaggaattggaatttgagtcatgttttgggaagatttcgcaTCATTTGAGTTACACATTGTTTAGTAATGCCTtgaggtgggggggggggggggctatagggccccttagatggttaaagAAGTTttacacaagtgccaagaaggttctataaggattggtagtcaaacgaatcaaaggGAGCAAGTTTAGCGGAAGGGCATTTTGACGCCCAATTTGACCGACCGCAAAATatttgacggcccgtcaaatggTGGGTCCTCCACCGGGAAATGGTCACAGAAAGGTCTGGCTGGTTGGGCAATTTGCCTATCCATTTGACGAACCGCAGAATTTTTGACTGGCCGTCAAAGTATGTTGGCGGGATTTTAAATGAATCTTTATATTTCGTTTTTCCCCATTTGGATTCATTATTTCCCCATTTCAGACCCtagagctctccaaaaccctctcccAAAGTTTATGTACCAATCCATACCAAACCCAAGaggatcaagagattcaagtgctagagagcttactagggtttgtaaagttcaagaattcctttggtgttgaagttggaggtttcacTCTAGTGGAATAATTTGATCTAAGccttgttcttgtgtgattaaggtaagtttttacatctATTACATGttgttaaggttgtttgattgttataaaAATTAGTTGAAggaggaaaaatgaaaagagagttcaaacatgaatttggggttattttgagctataaattaacttgagttataatttttgACATGTTATGCGTACAATCTTGTTATGAGTGATAATAGTGATTATAGGGAAGGGTTGTACACAAGTGTACATGgagttgtgttgaaattattgttatgggtgattatgaaaaggagttttggggattgaatggagcataacttgaatgaagtctcttaattatggtattgttgatgatgtcattgttgattgggatttgttttgaaattttgtagacgtagatgaaataggggaaatgttgcccaattttcgctagctcacaaattatactagtttgaacttaagagtgtctttgagacctaaccttggtatgaatcctcttgaatgtagatttttcggactttggaggagaacgttaagtagttaagaagacgtaaaggtatgtaagtctaacccttctttctaaaggcatgatttccttattgtgaaTTCATTTAAGATATCTGAAATGTCCTATTCCCAGAAACgctagaagctcatgattctccAAGTTCTCATGATTTTGATGATCTTGTTTATCATCGTCGATCTCGTCTATGACAGATAACCCTCTAGGGAAAGATgtagtgatgatgatgttgcTCTTACTTATGCATTCCTATATATATGAAGCTATGTTGTGACAcggagcctatatggccgggatgatatctattgcgcgcacaccactgatcagttgggtacgaataacactgagccttgtcatggccagGTACGCATCACACTGagtctatatggccgggtacggtatcattatatgcatatgtatgaaatgttttctttagagaaaggttaTTCTCCATGCTGAAAGGTTATTCTCCATGCTTTCatcatgttattattcatgccttacatactcagtacgttattcgtactgacgtccttttatttgtggacgctgcgttcatgcccgcaggtagacagggagacagaccaaacctttaggctgcttcatcagcgattgcatagaggtgctccatttgatccggagcttcaatagttggtattattcttttgtgtacatacatgggcatggtggggtcctgtcccgtctttatgatattatatacatttcgtaaaggctcgtagatagatgtgtatagctagatatccCTCAGCCTTGTCGGTTCgtattttatatatcattttgatagccttgtcggcttgtgtatatataaatatgggcATATTTATTGATGTTTGTATAAAGGTGCCGTCGTCCGATGGAATTTGTGTCATTGGTGCATGGTAATTGTGAGTTAgtcatgtggctcacctagataggATTATGAGAgcatgatgagaggtgcccggtgggttagctccgggtccCCGTCATGGctctccggttgggtcgtgacatggacCTTGGGCTTGAAGTACATAGATTGGGCTTCTCTTGCCAACTTGACTGACTAACCCAAATGCAATTTGAAATTCATTCAAGTCATGTAATTATTTtgatattaaataattaattcgACTTATTAACCAAAATGTGACTCGGTCAACATGTCAATAACTCAGAATTTAATCCAAATTTTGTATGGattaattcaattaaaattttgatgtcTACAGTATGATATAGATTGTCTACCAAAGTATTAATGGCTAGTTCCATGGCTCGAGCCCGTTTATGCACCGCGCTGCCCTTTTCATGAATTCGgacatataatatttatttattttaaaataaaatttacatatttaaaaaattatgtaaaaagttctataactattttatatccgaattcataattaaattaaaagtttGACTTTCAAAATGTGAATGGTACCATGTAGGGACAGAAAAGTAATAGGTCCCTTATGGTGTGGTTGACTGGTTGGTATGGTTTGTATCGCTTTAATTTGGACTGTGGGTTAGCTCGTGAGCTATCATATATACTCTTTGCATAGTTAGCTCAACCAACGGGAATTACACGTCCCTATAAATAAGGTCAATCTGCTACCCATGTATAGACCAACCTCCTAACactaaggttttttttttttttcactttgaaaaaAAGAAGGCTAAGATACTTTTCCTTAATTGCTAAAGCTATGACAGGCAAAACCGCCCATGCCACCATTCTTCGAAGTGAAGCCCTCAAGAAGGTAACTATTTTCATGCTTGCTTCATGCCAGACACAAatttagaatttgaaatttatgagttcTGAACTTGTCATTGAATCAATAGCTCATTGTAGTTATTGAATTTGTaacaatatttatacatatttaatggtcattttaattattgaatttgaaatttaatatttatacgTATTTAAACAAAAAGAATGAATCAGTTaaataacatatttttatattaataataatcaggttaatgaattatttaaaaaaggaataaaagagGCGAGTATAACCGCATAGAAAGTAAGTGTTATAAAGCTAAACTATGCGTAGGCTTGCTTTGAGCACTCTAATTTCTTCAAAGTAACAGCGCCGGAGGCACGACCCGGCCAGTTAAGGCCAGGAGCGCATCGCCGGCAGAAGGGACGAGACGCGACGGGGTATTGTAAGTGGCAGAGTGGCCTTGCTGCCACGATCCACTGAGATTCAGCCCTTTGTCGCTCCGATTCGTCCCTCCCCCTCCAATCCATTCAATTTTTCCCAACGCATCAAACAACCTTCAAATACATAATGCGCTATAAATTTGTACAAATAATGTTACATATAATATattagaatatattatattccAAGAAAATACATAAAGGGGGAGGTTATGTTAttatccttttaattttttttttttttgctataatgACTTTGTAGATAAACTAACATAACTTGAATGACTTCATTGATACAAAAGAAACATTAGTGACTTTAGAGAAGAATTTGCTATAGTTGCATGACCAATAAGTTATTCACTCGCAAAAGCTACTCGTAGCTCCGCCGCTACTTCATGCATCTATCTTCATTAACTCTCGCCCTACTATTGCTCTACAATAATCtaccaaaaaatataaatgaatCTCATTCATCTTTGGTTTCAGGTTTGTTCTTCAACTACATCGCTACGGCTAGAGATTGCAATTTAAACCATCATATTTTTCAACATCAATATTGTCTTATAACTTAattgatgtatatatgtactttGTGCCAAAGGCTAACAGCAGGATGCATGTGCAACAAAGAACTATTACTTGCTTATTCCTTGAGCATTAAATGTGAATATAACTCTCTACTCTTTATTTCACTTGAATATAAATTTGATAGTTATTTATTTCATTAGCTAGGCAGGCCATAATGCCGTAACTGACTGTGAGTTATATAAACACATAATCAAGGATTTAATTTTTTGGACAAAGATTATATATCAAGTTTTTAACTTATATCCACTAAGAGTGTGATGAAAATTTTACCACTATCATCCTTGCAATTTAACCTGCTATTGTTCAAATTTCCAATACTGCTTTTATCGGTAATTTACCTTTGATTACTTTTTAATGACATTTATAACGTTTTAAATAAGAAATTTAACTTTTACACTGTGACTAATTCTCTTATATTTTATTGCAGTACATTTTAGAAACCACAGTTTATCCCAGAGAACATGAGTTACTCAAAGAACTTTCGAAGGCCTCATTCGATAAGTATAAAGTAGCGTAAGTCGCTATACCCATTCGACAAGTATAAAAGCTTAAATTGCATGAATGATAATTGAAACTCAAAATATGAAACATCAAATTATTTTTGTGTTAAGATATTAAATGTTTTGTATTATTCCATAAGGCCAATAGCCTAATTGATATTTAAACATTGTACTTATTCTGTTTTAACATTTTGTCTTCCTTACTTTGCGGGGTTTAATCCATGCACATAAGCTCATTCAAAATTAGTAATATTTTAAGCCCCCCTGCCCGTTGACTAAGCTTATGTGGCATTTATTTTACTGAGTAGGATGAAATGCTTGACATGCATGCATAGGAAAAGcgttaatttataatttttacttttaaaaacagataaaataaataaaaaagaaaagacaagcaataaaaatactaactcctgcaTAAAGTAGCTTAAATTGCATGAATCACACTCCGTGATTGAAAATCAAAATCTGGTACGTCTTCAAATTATTCTTGTGTTAAGATATAAATGGTTTAGTACTATTTCATACTCCTTTAATAAGAATATATTAATTTgcattttgtggagaaacacagcttattttacatataaataaatGCAGGAGCTTTATGGGTCTTCCCCAAGATGAAGCCCAATTCCTGTCGATGTTCCTAAAGATCATGAATGCAAAGAAGACAATAGAGATTGGAGTTTTCACTGGCTACTCTTTACTGGCTACTGCTCTTGCTTTGCCAGAAGATGGCaaagtaaatatattttttttcatttttggtccgTCGGCCAAAGTTAATTAGGGGTGCTAGCTAAAATATACaatgaatatgtatattaattgtatattttgtgtatataatatttatattatatgtatatttatacttagtatacaacacatatacattTGTTGTCGGTCCAAAAATGTAACTATCCCTAAGTTtaaatatcaccatcatatatatcatcacCATCTAAGTAATTAATATTTCGTCCCTCCACTTTTGTTTTATTATATTGATCCATCAATTACAGATAATAGCAATTGACCCGGACAGAGAAGCATATGAGGTTGGATTACCATTCATTAAGAAGGCTGGTGTGGAACATAAGATTGATTTTATTCAATCAGAGGCCTTGCCCATTCTTGAGAAACTTCTCTCTGAGGTATGGTTTTCATTCCCCTTAATtagtcctttttcttttcattgatattgggagccggAAGAGATGAAGGGACTAGAGTTTAAGTTGTGTATAGCATcaatgtaaaaataatattatactaTCTGGTCATTCAGAAGATATCAATAGGTAAGTCtcctttaaacatggaattTGTAACCTTGTAAAAAAGACGAGGCTTACCTGTTAAAATTGAATACCTTTAATTCACAAAGTAATTAATATTATCATTTGTCGCTTTATATGACAGTCTTTCTTGTTTAGTCTCTTCCACAGAGAATGAAACTTTTTCATATTTAGAAACTCGATAACAGTAAattaacttttcattttttcccttAATGGCATGCTCCTATAACCATAAAATTTCATGATATATTTCAAGATCACACAAGTTTTGTAAgagtactttattatatgtgtcataaatcttttcttctttccgtCTAAATATTTCGGACTCAATCAAATACCGCCATATACAACTAAGCGGTAGGAGTAGTTGCAAAGAAACTACAAACAACAAATTGCTAAATAATAATTGCGACAAACTGGCCACTAAATTTCACCTctctaaataaaaaatattcccTACTTTGAATATTGTTTTGTGTTAATTTATATTAAtgttgactaaaaaaaaaaaaaaaaaaaaaaattgaaattagctATGAACTTCGTCAAATTGCTCGTGGCTAATAGAATTTTATGATAATCCGTCGCTAATCCATCATTAAATAGGAGTAGCGATGAATTTTGTTATTTAACTACGAAATTTGTCCGTCACTaattcttattattttagtaGTGAATAAGTATTATTTGATCGAACACAGGAAAAAGAAGGGACGTTTGATTTCGTGTTCATCGATGCTGATAAGGAGAATTATCTAAAGTACCATGAAAAAGTGTTAAAATTGGTGAAAATTGGAGGAGTGATAGGGTATGACAACACACTATGGCATGGGACAGTTGCACTTTCAGAGGATGATCCCATGCCGGAAGGTCTAAGAGCATTGAGGGGATCTGTTATGAAGGTCAACAGCTTTTTACCTACCGATCCTCGCGTTGAAATAGCTCAGCTTTCAATTGGCGATGGCCTTACCCTTTGCAGGCGTCTCTACTAGCAGCTCTCTGCTgtgaaaaatgatttatttgatattatgaatgaCTGGTCATAGGGGGATTATGGACCTCCCTCTAATTTCTTGTTAAGTTTTTAATTTCAGTTTCTTCAATTCCCATAAATGCTCAAAAGCATTGCTTGCCTTAATTTCGTCTATTAGCTGAAAGACCTGTATCATGCGCGTGTTtgcaatatataaaaatttatttctatCTTGTTTGTAAGCATTTGAAAtttcttgttttcctcttgtcCCTCACAGTTTATTGTATCAGGCTACGAAACATTTTTAATATTCCGATCCCCTTCCTAGTC from the Lycium ferocissimum isolate CSIRO_LF1 chromosome 11, AGI_CSIRO_Lferr_CH_V1, whole genome shotgun sequence genome contains:
- the LOC132036327 gene encoding flavonoid 3',5'-methyltransferase-like codes for the protein MTGKTAHATILRSEALKKYILETTVYPREHELLKELSKASFDKYKVASFMGLPQDEAQFLSMFLKIMNAKKTIEIGVFTGYSLLATALALPEDGKIIAIDPDREAYEVGLPFIKKAGVEHKIDFIQSEALPILEKLLSEEKEGTFDFVFIDADKENYLKYHEKVLKLVKIGGVIGYDNTLWHGTVALSEDDPMPEGLRALRGSVMKVNSFLPTDPRVEIAQLSIGDGLTLCRRLY